A region of uncultured Carboxylicivirga sp. DNA encodes the following proteins:
- a CDS encoding alginate export family protein — MNTKYIISIICIAFFSIGTYAQVKISAEIRPRTEFNHGVKTPAYEDQKASLLTSQRSRLNLSFQNENFAIGMVLQDVRLWGSEPQLTTNGNNVTYLHQAWAEWFIDQSFSIKAGRQELAYDDQRILGSVGWAQQARSHDIVLFKYRGDFNMHLGLAYNNSSLNNNFYNGPDAYKAMQFLWLNRKGESYTASILLLNNGVPYWKNDIQTEQGIRYSQTLGTHIQTKLAGIDLTGNLYYQLGKDVTNRSISALNVSIDGTFALSDKANIGGGYEHLSGTDQTETEYNYSFNPLYGTNHKFNGFMDYFYVGNHINNVGLNDLYIKGNVKPGKVKFNGSMHFFGADGIIVDQNKGLGTELDLWFGYTHKGQVQLDFGYSHLFASDALYAIKGIPENNESNNWAWMMLTFKPTLFEK, encoded by the coding sequence ATGAATACTAAATATATTATATCGATAATCTGCATCGCTTTTTTTAGCATTGGAACCTATGCCCAGGTTAAAATATCAGCAGAAATACGCCCACGTACCGAATTTAATCATGGTGTAAAAACACCTGCCTATGAAGATCAGAAGGCATCATTACTTACGTCGCAAAGAAGCAGACTTAATCTATCCTTTCAAAATGAAAATTTTGCGATTGGAATGGTTTTGCAGGATGTGCGCCTTTGGGGTAGCGAACCTCAATTAACAACCAATGGTAATAATGTCACCTACCTTCATCAGGCCTGGGCCGAATGGTTTATTGATCAATCTTTCTCAATCAAAGCCGGTCGTCAGGAATTAGCATATGATGATCAACGAATTTTAGGGAGTGTGGGCTGGGCTCAGCAAGCTCGTTCTCATGATATTGTATTGTTTAAATATAGGGGGGATTTTAATATGCACCTCGGTTTGGCATACAACAATTCAAGCCTAAATAACAATTTTTATAATGGTCCCGATGCATATAAAGCTATGCAATTCTTATGGTTGAATCGTAAAGGAGAATCTTACACTGCAAGCATATTATTGCTAAATAACGGCGTACCGTACTGGAAAAATGATATTCAAACAGAGCAAGGAATAAGATACAGCCAAACGTTGGGTACACATATACAAACCAAATTAGCCGGGATTGATTTAACTGGTAACCTTTATTACCAGTTAGGAAAAGATGTTACAAACAGAAGTATTTCGGCTTTGAATGTTTCAATCGACGGCACCTTTGCCTTAAGTGATAAAGCAAATATTGGTGGTGGATATGAACATTTATCAGGTACTGATCAAACTGAGACAGAATACAATTACTCATTTAATCCTTTATACGGAACCAATCATAAATTCAACGGATTTATGGACTATTTTTATGTAGGTAATCATATTAACAATGTTGGTTTGAATGATCTTTACATAAAAGGAAATGTAAAACCCGGTAAGGTAAAGTTTAACGGGTCAATGCATTTCTTTGGTGCCGATGGTATAATTGTTGATCAAAACAAAGGATTAGGTACTGAATTGGATTTATGGTTTGGTTACACTCATAAAGGTCAGGTGCAGCTTGATTTTGGTTATTCGCATCTATTTGCCTCTGATGCTTTATATGCTATAAAGGGCATACCAGAAAACAATGAATCCAATAACTGGGCCTGGATGATGTTGACATTTAAACCAACTTTATTTGAGAAATAG